The genomic region gttgttcgtcaacacgcagcaggcccctacctggcgcgccaactgtgggCGTTTCGACCGCAGGGGGTccatggaccgacgagtaaaattgtcgttgcgtgtcccagcccagatgggttggcgcgagatggaacacaaggggggaaaatgcggctcgtgttatcctgcgccgggggggatgcgctcgtagtaggggttacaagcattcgcgagggagagagagtgagcctgttcgtcagcccgttctcccgcgcgacccccgcatgagggccctggaccttccttttatagatgcaaggagagggtccaggtgtacaatggggatgtagctatgcgctaacgtgtccggcagagaggtgccagagtcatgtgtacatgccaacgtggttgtcggagaggtgctagagccctgtgcacgcggtatcgtggccgtcggaggagcgcttgagccctgtagaagcacagctgtcggggctgctgggatcttgctgacgtctccttgcttccgtagggggctgagaaccaccatcgtcatggacgcacgcggggagccatcattacttgttaccggggcgagcctggatgggacaacggtcttgttcccccgtagcctgagctagctaggggtagggtaatgatgtatccctcgtggcgtggtcggtccgagcccaaggtcgggcgaggcggagactcctcctgaggccgaggccggggtcgggcgaggacgcgattcctcccgaggtcgaggttgaggccgagccctggggtcgggcgaggcggagaccaccttccgaggccgaggtgggggccgagccctggggtcgggcgaggcggagacctcctctcgaggccgaggcccaaggtcgggcgaggcgaagcttcctGTTGCGCGTGAGGctaaacttggctgttgtcagcttcaccctggtgggtggcacagcagtcggagcggggcgggcggcgctgttttcctgtcaggtcggtcggtggaagggcgaagtgactgcggtcacttcgaccttgtcgactgaggcacgtgtgtcaggataaggtgtcaggcgatcctcacattgaatgcgcctgcgatacggtcggttggtgaggcgatttggccaaggttgcttcacaacgaagcctgcccgagctgggcttcgggcgagtcgagggtgcgcccgttgcttaaggaggccctcgggcgaggcgtgaattcgtctgggactactgttcccgcccgaggctgggctcgggcgaggcgagatcacgtcccttgagttgacgaagccttgacctgaatcgtgcccattagcctttgcggtttgtgctgatggtggttaccagtcgtttttaggagtgttgggggtacccttaattacggtacccgatagGTTTATACAACCTTTGTGAAATGTTCAACAGTTCTGTTTGTTGGAATATAAGATAATATGTCGAGTATCTGTATACCGACAAGTTAATGCTCCAACGAATTCTCTTGTTTAGTATCATTTATTTATGGAAAACGATGTGTATGTAGTACTATCTGCTCCCGGTTTGCACAACTTGTGCCTCAATCTGCTTTAGATAGATGTATGCCAAAATCAAGTTTACAAGTATGGTTGCCCCTCACCCACAACATGTTACATAATTTTATTAGATATAATCCCGGCATCCCGTGCATAAGTCTCTAACCGGTTGCTATTTATCCTATAAGAGAATTCCTTGACACATGATGAGGATAAAGGAGCTTGGTTTCTGGAGAAATGGTTGACTATGAATGTTTATGTTAGGAACCATATCAAGGTTCATCAATATCTATGATTGCAGTACCGAACGTATGTAGTCAGCTGTTAACCATACACGATATGGCATGACCATTTATATTATTATGTTTGAATAGCCACTTAGGAAATGGAGGTTGTTCTGACTTGTGAAAGTCTATAAACCTGATGACTGCAGTGTTCCTCACAACATATCATGAAGAACAAAATATAGGAGGTAAAAGAGTTTATACTGGCCATATGGCTCTATATCTTACACCTTTGCGATGTCTGTTTCGTCAAGGAAGGACGGTATGAATACAAATACATTAGTGGATGGCATGTGGCTATGCAGCAAGCATGAGAGGCTAACGAGACCGAATGCTGATGGGCTCTCGTCGATCTATTGTTGCTATTGTGAATGAAGCATTGGTTACATGTCACAAATGAGGACATCTTGGGCATGTGACGTCATGGAAAAATGAGCACGAAGACCGGTTACTTTTTGTTGGTAATAAGATGCTATTTTTTCCTTTGTAATGTTTCATCAGTATATTATCTATAGTGAACGTTTTTTTGGGATTTAATTGGTTGAACTGTTAGAATTGAAGTATCATCTCTGCATAAGTGTATATGTCCTTTATTTGCTTAAATTGATTCAGTCTATAGTCTGCCTTTTGCCTAAAATTATGGCTCTGGACTGTTCTGTTCCATCCAAAAGCAGTACAATATCATCCCTATATGTAGACATATTGTGTATTAACATTTTATCAAATGATAATTTATGTGCCATTGCATAAGTGGTAATTGATTTAGAAATACACTTGCTCTATTACAGTCCACACTATCCATCCAAAACTATTATTATAATGAAAACAACTCTAAGCATTTTCTTGTTTACTTTACGAGTACATCTTGCTACTGTTTTGTGTACATTGAATTATTGCTTCGGATTTCATCGCTTTTGGTTGCAAACCTGTTCAACCAAGTTTCGTTTTTTACCTGTACAAACATATCCGAACTGAACCGTTTTTTTTACTTGTAGTAACACACCCACAACAACAAGCACCACCTTTATCTTTTACTGATGGATATAGGATTAGCATGTGTTGATTTAATCCTATCTCCATCACTTGCCTATATGTTAACCTGGTTTTGTACAGTTTAGTTACCAAGAAAAAACATTTCTAATTTTGTTTGTGTTGCAATCATAGTCTCATATTTACCTCCACTCAACAAAATACTGTTGTTTTGCTCTATAGAAGCTTTTTGTCACTTGGTACTAGCATTCAACTTCCCACCCTAGCACCACTACAAAAAATTTAGTTTGAGGTAAATATGTAGTAATGACACTAATGAACTGTAAATTAGCTTGTTTGTCGTTATTTGTAATATGCTATTTAATCCTTCTCATAATTTTCTGGTTCTTTTATATATATAATGGTTCTATGATCGATACTAGAAGATCAATGGCACCGTCTATACTTAACCAAAATAGGACAACTGCAGTCGTACCTCCCTTTCCTTCAGAGTCTCCGTAAGTACACATTAAACTTGTCAAACCTATCTATGTGGGCCACCTAATCTAAAGTTCGTGTTTCATGTAGTTTCGTGTTATTTGATGACGTTGAAGCCATAGGCTTACTAACAGTAAAGAGTGTCTTTGCGAGAATAGTCATTAAGTTTCCTAGACGCCGTGATAGCCAACATTTCATTCTACAAGACATCACTGTGAGTTGCTTCATCAAACATTAAAATAAAGTCAAAATAGTCATGTAATTCTATTACTCACGTGACCTGCATTCTGAAATGTCTAGGGATAAAAAATTGAAGCAATTTCATACCACGATAATGTCCAACGATTTGACGCCGAACTCCAACAAGGATCTGCATATATATTGTATGGAGTGGCGTTCTGTGTAAACTAGGGGGCGTGGCAATTTCAGAATTTTGTACATAGGCTAGAATTGACATTGGCAACACATAATGTTGTCTAGCCATTCAACAAGCCGATTTTCAGATCACCTCTTTGAGATTTTTCAGCTTCCTCTGTCTGAGCAAGCCTACGAACAATATATTGAATTAAATGAGGCTTGGGGACAAATCACGGTGACCGACGCAAAGGACACCTGGAAGCTCATTTGGGGTCTGAAATTTTCTCTACGAAAAAGACTTACAGGCATTTGATGGGTCAGACTCAAGTTCATCAGATTTTCAGATTGCTTTGGAAAAATAAATGTCAACCAAAACATAAAGTCTTTttttggctatggttaaaaaaCAGACTCAACACAAGGAATATGCTAAGGAGGAAAAACATGACAATTGAGTCTTACACCTGCGAGAACTGCATCTGGCAGAAGGAGGAAACTCTTTATCATCTCTTCCTCAGGTGCAACTTCGCGAAGGCTTACTGGAATTCAATCGGTTTGATGCCCCCTAGAATTGCTAATCCATAGGAGGTTGCGTCAAATCTAAAACAGCAACTCAATGTTCCCTTCTCTATGGAGATCATTATTCTCATGGCCTGGAGCATTTGGAAGTGCCGTAATACTTGGCTTTTTCAGAACAAAGATCCAACAGTGCAACAATTCAAGCATGAGTTCGCAAAAGAATTACTCCTAGTCACTCATAGAGCTTTGGGTAGATTTGATTCTGCCATCCCAGCATGGCTTCAACAATGGCAGTAGAAACTCTCCCTCACCTTCTGTATTTCGTCTACTTGTTTGTTCTGAACAATGTTTTCTTTCTAGTTTAAATAAAATTTTCAGTAGGCCCCCTCCTGTTCTCTAAAAAAATAAGCCGATTCAGTTTCTTATATATCCAAAACatcttatgtcattttataaaatCGTCCAACAACCTCATAAGATGTTTGTAGGTAACGACTTGTCTTTCTATATTCAATATACTTATACCGACTTAACCCTAAAAATTATTCAAATTTAACTAGAGGTGAATGGCTCAGATTGCCGTACGCGCGCAGAGCGGGACGGGACAAGCTCACGGCGGATTCTGGTGCTGGGCCGTACCCGCGCCCTCGTAGACCTGAACCTTGCCCGTCCCCCCTGGCCAGCCCTCTCTATAAAATCCGTAGCCCAGCAGTGCATCACCCGCTGCCCGTCTTCTACTTGCGCGGTTGCGCCCTGCCCCTGCGTCTGTACGCCCCCGCCCCCGTACGGCTATCTAGGCTACCACTCACTGGTCACTGGTCAGACTCAGAACCCCAGCAGCACTGCGCAGTGCAGCGCATAGTTGATCAGCTGCAGCTCGTGCACGTAGCCGTGTGCCGCGCGCGGCGGACATGGGCCGCGCGCCGTGCTGCGACAAGGCGAGCGTGAAGCGGGGGCCCTGGTCGCCCGAGGAGGACGAGCAGCTGCGGAGCTACGTCCAGCTGAACGGCATCGGCGGCAACTGGATCGCCCTGCCGCAGAAAGCAGGTCAGGGTAGTACAGTACAGCCTCATCCCATCGTCGTCGTCAGATACTCAGATTGTTCAGAATCCTTGTTTGCTGCCGCCAACGCCAATCAGGGTAGCATTACAGTACACGGTATTCATTTTACCTTCCTTGTGCTTTGTCCACAGGGCTGAACCGGTGTGGCAAGAGTTGCCGGCTGCGGTGGCTCAACTACCTGCGGCCGAACATCAAGCACGGCGGCTACACCGACGAGGAGGACCGGATCATTTGGTCGCTCTACAGCTCCATCGGCAGCAGGTGGGTTGGGGTACGGTGGCAGCCAGGTGATCGATCGATCGGTTTCCGTCTGTGCGCTGGACTGACCGACCGAGCTATGCTACGCATGCCCATACCCAGGTGGTCGATCATCGCGTCCAAGCTCCCCGGCCGGACCGATAACGACGTCAAGAACTACTGGAACACCAAGCTCAAGAAGAAGGCCATGGCGGCCAGTagcagcggagcagccttcgcggCGCCCGCCACGCCGGCGCTCTCGCCCGCCTCCTCGTGCGTCACCAGCTCCTCCAGCGGCGACGTGCGCCTCGGCGCAGCGTACACGGAGCCGCCGCCGCCTCGGCAGCACGCGGGGCTCGTACGCTCTGACGCTCCGCGGACGGAGCTCGCGCCCGTGCCGGCAGTCGCGCACCTGGACGGCGCCTGCTggccggccgcggcggcgctggACGTGCTCCTGCCCGAGCTCGGCGGCGAGCAGCTGTTCCCGTACGGGTACGGCGACTTCTTCGGCGGGCTGCAGGACAGGGCCCTGGAGCAGCAGCTCTCGTCGTGCTACTTCCCCAACGTGGCCGAGATATGGGGCGCCGCTGCCGTCGCCCCCGACGGCAAGCCGCCGGGTCTCTGCAACAGGCTGACGTAGTGGGGAACTGGGGATACGGCGGTCGAGCCCGAACGTACGAAGACCCCGGTAGAGTTCACGGGATCGATGCGCGGAAACATCGATTTGGTGTACGCTTTGTGCGTGCAGTGCTCCATTGGTTCATCATCATTCATGGACGACGACGAGTGCAAGCTAGCTAGTAGAATAGCTCTTGCTCTTCTCCCCTTGCCTGTTCTTGTTTTTCTCCCTGCGCTTCgcttcccttcccttcccttcGCGTGGACATACAGATACAGGACGACGATGTATTTTGCTGTGCATTATTACATGTAAATTACTCACTACAGTGGTACGCGCCTGCTCTAGTCTACTCTCTGAAAAACCTCAGCCACGCGTACCTACTACTAATGGCTACGCTTGTCCGTATATGTGCCGCAGCCGCGTCGTCGTCGATGCCACGGACAAGTAGAACGAAGTCCGTGAAAAcgacgcctcagctccccgtccaAGTCGTCTCGTTCCCGCAGTCGGCACTCGGCAGCGCCGCGGTGACGCCGGCCATGGCCCTACAAGCTACAAATGCTGCACTGCACCGTACGCATGCTACTCCGCTGAGTGCAGAGCACACGGTGCAGCACCGCAGCGCAGTTCATGTACATGCATGGTTTGCCCGGCAGGCAGGCACACACATGGCTCCGCCATGGTGCTACTTACTCTTACTCAGCTCGCACTTTACCCGTTCACGACAAAGGCCAACGACCGTGCCAACGGAGAAGGGAAGCGTATGAACGTTTGCAAGATAGGAGTACGACCGTGTCCCTGTGCTAGGCTGCTAGCTGTGTGCATCACGAAAATTCCCATTTTCCCCCCTTCCAAGGGCCTGCAAATATAGAAAAAGAGAAGACACTCATCGAGCTGTGTCATTTTATATGTGGGTTAACTGGTTCTCAGTCGTCAATTCGTCATCCGTCTCGTAAAGTGACTGGCTAGGGGCTAGGGCTTCACGAGGACGACGGAAAAGTTGGCCCCGCCCCGAGTTGAAAGTTGACCGTGGCGAGAGGGGAGCTACCAGCATCGGTTTCCGCGAAGCTTCTTCGCTGTCGATCCGAGGACAATTCAGCGACTGTGCCCTGCCCTACAAAAGATTTGTCATTGACGTAAGCTTACCATGTACACTGCGGCTGTTCGTTTTCTAAAGTTTGCTGCGGTGGTGAAGTCATTCATACTGACAACGAAACTCCAATGCTATATACGTCCCTACGAGACTACTATGGTCATCTAAAACATTGTTTTTACACTATAAACTATATTAATATAGTTTGAATATGATTATAATGATGGATAAGATGATGGAGATAGCCTAATCGATTTAGTGGCCATTTACATTTATGCAGCTTACATAGTACGTAGCTTCCAAAGTTACTCAGAGCTAGGCCATTGCGCGGTTTGCTCCATGTTTAAGCCATAGCGGGTTGTCACTGTTTTACAATTTGAGTTTCAGGAGCTGCCTCGTTGTTCTGTACCTTTTAGCTCTTTATCAGAATTTAGAAGGGGAAAAACATGATTCAATACACCATCTGTTGGAACCCAAAATGACCGTGCGGACGTTCCGGcccggaggccggacggtccgcggtccggaccgtccgcagtggtggcgcggacggtccgcgcgtgcgcagagtcagttagggttcctagtttctcgcgggatttgttacctaaaaccgcgggattaactcggaaatcagttggaagcggatccagacctcccctttatatagatgaagggctacggccgattgaacccccatcaatcgaatcaatacaacttctatttcgcattttatcttaggagtagttctagtttagccctagtttagccttccaatccccaaattctccgcctctcctcgactctacgtcgattagaggagtctaggtcggtctacccgagcctagacaccacctaggatctctgctccccgacggggtccctcccgggagcgagatccaggcgccgtcggcgatcttccgccgtccctgcgtaagcgcggaccgtccggccccaggccgcggaccgtccgaccgtcaggcaggagccctagccacgcaccaggccacggaccgtccggccccaggccgcggacagtccgcccttgcgcagagagcaccaccgcgcctcgcaccaggccgcggaccgtccggcccctgcgcgcggaccgtccgcccctgtgcagaaggcaccgccacggttcttgttgagtgtttggcgctctaaaaaggcgtcaacatactttttggcgactccgctggggactaggtgtctagatctgctaaaaatcggcccataaatggccggttctaaggatcacaccaagatctccactaccaacatcatcaagccggccatggaggcgctcccggctgatgaccaaaggccctttgaagacctcgtaatgcgcgatgagaaggaggtgatgcggcaatggaacgaacaacgcgacaaggaagaggcagaactgctgcataaactctccaaacggcgcaaggaggcggcggacaagtacttgtcacacttcacggtagatcgccaccagaagattgtccgtcaaggggagatcgatatggaatctctcctacctccacttcagggtcccgctgtaagtactccagacttatctcttacgactttcatggatcaacgaggagatcagttaaagcaatatgtagatgaatctattaaaatgcatttacgtgcatacgagaaatcagctgctcctaactttccatcgcgagagtctaatacagtgccacccacgtcaaacacatcggctataaatgggtcacccttgacccagccatcatatggtatgccgatgcacgcttttgtgtcaccatcacagccgcaaccactaggcacgcggcaggtactggacgcgaccggaccgtccgagcatcatctcagacagtccggttataccgcggaccgtccgacgtatttcgccggaccgtccgaccagatgcaggcccgcacacaaaacactcaggtcgcaccgtacatggccggaccatcagggtacaaccctgaacacttcggccccatcacggaccgtccggtgcatcacgccggaccgtccggatatgttgcggaccgtccgccatcttacgtcggaccgtccggatatggcatgaaccggccgacgtattacgctggaccatccgactctacacgagtccatgcgcagactgcccaagtcgcgccatatatggccgatccgtccgggtacagccctggaccattcggcccgatcgcggaccgtcctATTCTTTATgacagacggtctgggtacgagactacccatgtagcaccatatacggctggacaatcCGGATATACATTCGGACCATTTGGCCAGGTCACGGACCATCCGACCTCttatgccggaccgtccggatatatgcatacgcagagccgagagctACGCAATACGCGCAGTTCCCGCATTCATCGCAGCAgcattatggtgccccaccagcaacacattataatcataccataccacctcctggacatagggctgaatactattcggccacaagagagcctgaggggtatagggcaggagctggtgacattaataggacacctaacacacacctcaaacatctctgggaggaaagccgacagagtaacgtcaggcaacctgaaatctccacccacaaactcaatggatggtcgccagatatggcggagaggatcagagacgaggtagccgggatgttcagggacaaactcggtattagtgtgtcaggtacagggcaatcgtatcggaagccttatagccaccgattcgacactGTGCCATATCCACAGGGgactagaataccagacttctctaagttttctggtgaaggtgggaaaagcacacatgaacatataagccaattcatagcacacttgggagaattggctgatggggaagcctaccgcgttcgtttattctcgttgtcccttactgatactgcatttgcatggtacgcagctttgccaccaaactctattaactcttgggaagaattagagcagaaatttcatgaacacttcttctcaggagaacgtgagttagaattggctgacttagcttcagtccgacaggggcctgaagaatcggttaatgactatatccggagattccgggacactagaaaccgatgctttcagattcatgtcgcggaaaaacaactaacagggctagctttcaatgggttgcgaccctacttaaaagaaaaattagatggcacccaattcttttcgctagtgcacttgcaccagcgggctatgacatgtgaaagccgaagtaaggaaacatcaaaatcggctagccataagatgcatctagtgggatatgataactcggacgatgaatccacgAATGTATACACCGCTGAACTGGTTTGGCCAGGGCAGGCTAAACCTTCACcgtgttctgctttacagtcgattcgaaagaatcgacaagaagaagttaagtttacgtttaatgttgccaaatgcgataaaatatttgacgagttactgaaaaacggcaacattaaattaactcatactattcctcctcctgatgaattaaagaggcgtgcttattgtaagtggcataattccttttctcatgccaccaatgattgtaatgtttttcgtcgacagatacaatcggccataaatgagggtcgattggcttttcaggagatgcaagtagacacacaaccctttcctgttaatacaatagaactcacatgcaaaaaggtcttggttcggcccgaaatggccgataaaggcaaaggcaagggtatcgtcattggcgatccccgcatgtcagatatatcacaaaaagagattgctcgaaaggcttcggacgagaaggctaaaaagtccgaagacactggggggcaggcacagttagtgaaccaaacacatcagcctagcccgaacatcgtagatggtccggcacctacgtgcggacgatccggtgctcagacaaacggtccggctaactcagccggacagtccccctatgaccaaaggcgtcaacctctacacaaagcaaggaaaaaggcgcaaggtcaaagcacatataatcggctgatcaaagccgatcctacttttgatcagttgctctccaaaaatgctagcaaaaagactgttccacgtgatcggtcaacaaagaaaccccggccacctgctaaaacaaaacggttaaacaaaacggcccgaaaggcgacacaacaagcatcgcctattcattctatgagaccagggtactttccacctatttactcatcgtcggtatattatcctgttcaaacatggaatggcacgatgatgaatccatggtacatgtatagtcccttcgtctatccagactggggggcacctccattctattccttttgatccattgatcaaatggtcatggccgagaaagatacaatccgaaacggtctttatattggtgctttattgaataatctccatatcgaaaagccggtgacttacatcaggtttagttcatatgcttttggttcgtcaaccttcaccaaaaggcagggggggcatatgttggaacccaaaatgaccgtgcggacggtccggcccggaggccggacggtccgcggtccggaccgtccgcagtggtggcgcggacggtccgcgcgtgcgcagagtcagttagggttcctagtttctcgcgggatttgttacctaaaaccgcgggattaactcggaaatcagttggaagcggatccagaccccccccctttatatagatgaagggctacggccgattgaaccaccatcaatcgaatcaatacaacttctatttcgcattttatcttaggagtagttctagtttagccctagtttagccttccaatccccaaattctccgcctctcctcaactctacgtcgattagaggagtctaggtcggtctacccgagcctagacaccacctaggatctctgctccccgacggggtccctcccgggagcgagatccaggcgccgtcggcgatcttccgccgtccctgcgtacgcgcggaccgtccggccccagggcgcggaccgtccggccgtcaggcaggagccctagccgcgcaccaggccgcggaccgtccggccccaggccgcggacagtccacccttgcgcagagagcaccaccgcgcctcgcaccaggccgcggaccgtccggcccctgcgcgcggaccgtccgcccctgtgcagaaggcaccgccacggttcttgttgagtgtttggcgctccaaaaaggcgtcaacaccaTCTAAACGAAATTCCAATGCTATATATACGTCCCTATGAGACTACTATGGTCACCTAAAACACTGTTTACCACTATATACTACATTATTTATAGAATGTAGTTTGAGTATGATTATAAGGATGGGTAAGATGATAGAGATAGCCTAATCGATCTAGTGACCATTTACATTTATGCAGCTTACATAGTACGTAACTTCCAAAGTTACTTAGAGCTAGGCCATTGCGCGGTTGCTCCATCTTTAAGCCATCGCGGTTTGTCACTGTTTTACAATTCGAGTTTCAGGAGCGCTGCCTCGTTGTTCTGTACCTTTTGGCTCTTTATCAGAATTTAGAAGGGGAAAAACATGATTCAATACAGCTTCTAAAGTTGTAAACTACTACGAGTCTTTTTCACTTTGTGAAGCTACAGCTCTCGCTCTCGCTCCGTTGATAGATAGGCTACGCCCACTCCAAATTGCATATTTTTTTTTCGAAAAACAGCTCTCGCTTTAACTTTTTCTAAAAAAAACAGTCTTCTTAGAGCTGAAACTGTTGCATAAATTGTTTGGCAGAAATGGCTTATACTAGTTTTGCAAAACACCTTCTATAATAGAAGTGTTTTTACTCACTGATTTTAGTGATCGTTGCAATGACAAAATGGGCGCATAGTCCTCACCTGAACTGAGAATCTACTCGCTACTACTTGGCTGCACTCTTACCACAGCTGTGACGGCTAATACTGCTTGGTTTCTACAGGTTTACTGCAAAACAGCACTTCCGATCACGGCCAAAACCGAACTGTAGGCAATGTCTTCCCGTGGCATTGTAACGTGAGGGGCCCCGGTGGGGGCAGATATTGCCAGAGACATTCTTCAGCTCCTTCCATTCCACAGCGTGCCACCGCCTTGCAACTTGCAAGCTACAAGTTCTCCTACTCTGCACCTTAGCCGGTTCTGGAGCTTGCTGACGAcgctgttttttttttttttgccccCTGCTGTGACACTCGTTGACGTTTTTTATTTTTAGAAGGTTCGCTGGGCTAAGGACGTGATCGATGGGGTACGTAGCTACTGGTGCATTAATCAAGTAACACACAAAAGTATCCGCGCATTTCGGCATCGGAaggaagtagtagtagtagtaggtggTGGCCTCGCCCACTGGCGCAACAAGTCAAGACAGGTATGCATGGATGGGATGTTCCGGCCGGCCGGGGAGTGGACTTCCCTTCTTCTTTGAGGCTGAGGGGGGGATCGGTTCTCTCTGTACTGCTGGCAGGACAAAACGATGACAGGAAACGACGGCTGTGCCAGCCAAAGGCGCTGCTCCCCTTTCTGCTTTGGTTGCTCTAACGACCTAGCTAACCACCACGCACGTagtcgt from Zea mays cultivar B73 chromosome 6, Zm-B73-REFERENCE-NAM-5.0, whole genome shotgun sequence harbors:
- the LOC100272412 gene encoding uncharacterized protein LOC100272412, with product MGRAPCCDKASVKRGPWSPEEDEQLRSYVQLNGIGGNWIALPQKAGLNRCGKSCRLRWLNYLRPNIKHGGYTDEEDRIIWSLYSSIGSRWSIIASKLPGRTDNDVKNYWNTKLKKKAMAASSSGAAFAAPATPALSPASSCVTSSSSGDVRLGAAYTEPPPPRQHAGLVRSDAPRTELAPVPAVAHLDGACWPAAAALDVLLPELGGEQLFPYGYGDFFGGLQDRALEQQLSSCYFPNVAEIWGAAAVAPDGKPPGLCNRLT